DNA sequence from the Fusobacterium sp. SYSU M8D902 genome:
TATATTTTCAGAATATCTAAACTAAATTTAAAACATAATTTTGGTAATTTTTATCCAAAATTATGTTTTTTTTATCTTCTCACATAAAATTTTGGTTATTATTTGATCTTTATTTTCGTTGAAATTATATTTGAAAATATTTTTTCACTATTTATAATTTTTATAATTCAATACTATTTTCTTTGAAAAAAGTTTTTTATTTTTCCCTTATTTGAAACAATATAAGCTATTTTTCAAACATTTTTTAAAAAATTTTTTTGATAATTTATTTTTATTTTATTGAAATTTTTCATTTTTATTTTTAAAATTATTAATTTTATATATTATTATTTAATGAATATATCCAACAATAATATTTTAATATATTTTTTGAAACTAAAATCATATTTTTCGGTTGAAAAAAGATCAAAATGAAAGTATGATAATAATATATAGGAAATTTTCTAAAAGTTGGAGGAGATTAGAATGGAAAAATATAGATTAGAAAGCGACTCAATTGGTACACTACAAGTTCCTGTTGATGCTTACTACGGAGTACAATCACTAAGAGGAAAAAATAATTTTCATATTACAGGGTATGGATTAAATGATACATTTATCACTGCACTTGCTTATGTTAAAAAAGCTACATCAAGAGCAAACTTTGAAGCTGGAGTTATCTCTGAAGATGTAGAAAGAGCAATGATACAAGCTGCTGAAGAGATTATTAGTGGAAAATTTAGAGATCAATTTATTACTGATGTTATCCAAGGTGGAGCTGGAACATCAATGAATATGAATATGAACGAAGTTATAGCTAATAGAGCTAATGAAATTTTAGGTGGAGAGTTAGGAAAATATGATAAATGTCACCCTAATGATCATGTTAACTATGGACAATCTACTAATGACGTTGTTCCTACTGCTGGTAAATTAACTGTTCAGCTTTTAATAAAAGATCTACTTGTTGATTTACAATATCTATATGATACTTTACAAGCTAAGGGAGATGAGTTTGATCATGTTATAAAAATGGGAAGAACACACCTTCAAGATGCTGTACCTATAAGACTAGGACAAGAGTTTAGAGCTTTCTCTCAACCTGTTCTTAGAGATATTAAAAGAATATCTGCTGCAGTTGAGGAGCTTACTTATGTTAATATGGGAGCTACTGCTGTTGGTACTGGTATCAATGCTGATGTGGAGTATGTTAAAAATGTTGTTAGAATACTTTCAGAAGTTACTGGATTTGATTTCAAACAATCTGCTGATCTTGTAGACGGAACTAGAAACCTTGATAGTTTTGTTTGGTTATCATCAGCACTAAAAACTTGTGCTGTTAACCTATCTAAAACAGCTAACGACATAAGACTTATGGCATCTGGACCAAAAGCTGGTCTTGCTGAGATACTACTTCCACAACAACAACCTGGTTCATCTATTATGCCTGGTAAGGTAAACCCTGTTATTCCAGAAGTTTTAAACCAAGTTTGTTTCCAAATTTTTGGTAATGACATCACTATTACAAAAGCTGCTGAAGCTGGACAATTAGAATTAAACGTTTTTGAACCTGTTTTATTCTTCAATATATTCCAATCAATAGAGATCCTAAAAAATGGTATAGTTACATTTATAGAAAACTGTTTAAAAGGTATATCAGCACAAGAAACTAACTGTAAATATTGGGTAGATAGAAGTGTTGGTATAATTACAGCATTAAACCCACATATTGGTTATAAAAATGCTGCTGAAATAGCTAAAGAATCTATAAAAACTGGTGTACCTGTTGCTGAGATTGTTTTACAGAGAGGATTATTATCAAAAGAGGATTTGGATATTATCTTAAATCCATTTGAGATGACAAAACCTGGAATACCTGGTAAATCTTTATTAAAGAAAAGATAATTTATAAAATAGTTAAGATATAGAAATAAGCTGTTGCAACTGGTGCAACAGCTTATTTTGAGTTATACACTCCCCTGCCAAGGAACTATATTATATTCCTTTTCTATTAAATAGTAAAGGCAAAATTTCCATCTTTCATTATTGTGATCTCATTTCCTTGAGAATCTACACCTATTATCTCCATATCCTCTGTTCCTATCATAAAGTCTTCGTGAACTAAAGAGATATTCATTCCTCTCTCTTTTAACTCCTCCTCAGAAAGATTTTCACTTCCCTCTATACACACTGGGTATGCACCACCTAA
Encoded proteins:
- a CDS encoding aspartate ammonia-lyase gives rise to the protein MEKYRLESDSIGTLQVPVDAYYGVQSLRGKNNFHITGYGLNDTFITALAYVKKATSRANFEAGVISEDVERAMIQAAEEIISGKFRDQFITDVIQGGAGTSMNMNMNEVIANRANEILGGELGKYDKCHPNDHVNYGQSTNDVVPTAGKLTVQLLIKDLLVDLQYLYDTLQAKGDEFDHVIKMGRTHLQDAVPIRLGQEFRAFSQPVLRDIKRISAAVEELTYVNMGATAVGTGINADVEYVKNVVRILSEVTGFDFKQSADLVDGTRNLDSFVWLSSALKTCAVNLSKTANDIRLMASGPKAGLAEILLPQQQPGSSIMPGKVNPVIPEVLNQVCFQIFGNDITITKAAEAGQLELNVFEPVLFFNIFQSIEILKNGIVTFIENCLKGISAQETNCKYWVDRSVGIITALNPHIGYKNAAEIAKESIKTGVPVAEIVLQRGLLSKEDLDIILNPFEMTKPGIPGKSLLKKR